In Methylotenera sp. L2L1, the following proteins share a genomic window:
- a CDS encoding DEAD/DEAH box helicase: protein MSFESLNLHPTIIRALEESGYTAPTPIQAQAIPVVTEGHDLMASAQTGTGKTAAFMLPALNLLATPHESKSRGPRILVLVPTRELATQVNEAARKYGKFIRARTVSIVGGMPYPLQNKLLSQPLDILVATPGRLLDHMERGRIDLSRLQMLILDEADRMLDMGFLPDVERICEQLSAERQTLLFSATLDGDIARIANKILKNPKTIQVAAQREKHANIEQRLHFVDDMTHKNKLLEHLLIAPEVNQAIIFTSTKRHADVLAEDLYAAGHKTAALHGDMTQGARNRTLTKLRHGDVKILVATDVAARGIDVHGITHVINYDLPKFAEDYVHRIGRTGRAGNTGIAISFASNMDRHILRKIEQFTGNTMSPAVIEGFEPKRAMKMDGPSGSRRDGHKPGGRGGFKPRDDRGGYKGRDDRNGASRDSAPRSENRFENRGNRDSAPREINGNSAGYAGRSDTNRSERPSGDRARSFGDRAAFDKSGDRSRGNNAGTPNRSFGDSVAFGKKPYSRDGQRSEGRSDRSAAPAARRDGDRSDSRPAGRSDSRGPARGFAGANAGAGNGAPRRSRSFA from the coding sequence TTGTCTTTTGAATCATTAAATCTACACCCTACTATTATTCGTGCTTTAGAGGAATCAGGCTATACAGCCCCAACCCCTATTCAAGCCCAAGCAATTCCTGTTGTGACAGAAGGTCACGACTTGATGGCTTCAGCACAGACTGGTACAGGTAAAACTGCAGCATTCATGTTGCCAGCACTAAACTTACTAGCAACTCCACACGAATCTAAAAGCCGTGGTCCACGCATTTTAGTACTTGTACCTACTCGTGAACTTGCAACACAAGTGAACGAAGCTGCACGTAAATACGGTAAATTTATCCGTGCACGTACAGTAAGTATCGTAGGTGGCATGCCTTACCCACTACAAAACAAACTATTATCACAACCGCTAGACATCTTAGTAGCAACGCCAGGCCGTCTATTGGACCATATGGAACGTGGTCGTATTGACTTATCACGTCTACAAATGTTGATATTAGATGAAGCTGACCGTATGTTAGACATGGGCTTCTTACCTGATGTTGAACGTATTTGCGAGCAACTCTCGGCAGAGCGTCAAACATTATTGTTCTCAGCGACATTAGATGGAGACATCGCACGTATTGCGAACAAAATTCTTAAAAATCCTAAAACAATTCAAGTAGCAGCTCAACGTGAAAAACACGCAAACATTGAGCAACGCTTGCACTTTGTTGATGATATGACACACAAAAACAAACTGCTTGAGCATTTATTGATTGCTCCTGAAGTTAACCAAGCTATCATTTTCACCAGCACTAAACGTCACGCTGATGTGTTAGCTGAAGATTTGTACGCAGCAGGCCATAAAACAGCCGCACTACACGGTGATATGACACAAGGTGCACGTAACCGCACATTGACTAAATTACGTCATGGCGATGTAAAAATCTTGGTAGCGACTGACGTTGCTGCACGCGGTATTGACGTACATGGCATTACACACGTCATCAATTACGACTTACCTAAATTTGCAGAAGACTATGTACACCGTATCGGCCGTACTGGTCGTGCTGGCAACACTGGTATCGCCATTTCATTCGCGTCGAACATGGATAGACATATTCTACGTAAAATCGAACAATTCACTGGCAACACCATGTCGCCTGCAGTGATTGAAGGTTTTGAACCAAAACGTGCCATGAAGATGGATGGCCCTAGCGGCAGCCGTCGTGATGGTCACAAACCAGGTGGTCGTGGTGGCTTTAAACCACGTGATGACCGTGGTGGTTACAAAGGTCGTGATGATCGCAATGGCGCTAGCCGTGATAGCGCTCCTCGCAGCGAAAACCGTTTTGAAAATCGTGGCAACCGTGACTCAGCTCCGCGTGAAATCAATGGCAACTCAGCTGGTTATGCTGGCAGATCTGATACTAACCGCTCAGAAAGACCATCTGGCGACCGTGCACGTAGCTTTGGTGACCGCGCAGCGTTTGATAAGTCTGGTGACCGTAGCCGTGGTAACAATGCGGGTACACCTAACCGTAGCTTTGGCGATAGCGTAGCCTTCGGTAAAAAACCTTACTCACGCGACGGTCAACGTAGCGAAGGCCGTTCTGATCGTAGCGCAGCACCTGCTGCACGTCGTGATGGTGATCGCAGTGATAGCCGTCCTGCTGGTCGTAGCGATAGCCGTGGTCCAGCACGTGGTTTTGCTGGCGCTAATGCAGGTGCAGGCAATGGTGCACCACGTCGCTCACGTAGTTTTGCATAA
- the typA gene encoding translational GTPase TypA — MSRNLRNIAIIAHVDHGKTTMVDKLLHQAGTFTSHQTVSERVMDSGDIEKERGITILAKNTALNYEGTHINVVDTPGHADFGGEVERVLGMVDGVVLLVDAVEGPMPQTRFVTKKALALGLKPIVVINKVDRPGARTDWVVNQTFDLFANLGATDEQLDFPVVYASAINGYAMLDMNKPSDNMRALFETILSHVAPPAGDSNAPLQLQVSALDYSTYTGRLGIGRVTNGKIRPGQAVTVMNETKQIATGKINQVLGFRGLERVPVEEAEAGDIVIISGLDDIGIGFTICDRENPIGLPHLGVDEPTLTMDFMVNTSPLAGTEGKFVTSRQIRDRLTKELLVNVALRVEDTEDADVFRVSGRGELHLTILLENMRREGFEMAVGKPKVVYREINGEKCEPYEILTVDLEDEHQGAAMEELGRRRGEMQNMESDGNGRTRLEYRIPARGLIGFQGEFLTMTRGTGLMGHVFDEYAPVKADMPGRRNGVLISAENGEAVAYALWKLQDRGKMFSVPGDKLYEGMVIGIHSRDNDLIVNPIKGKQLTNIRSSGTDEAVRLITPIALSLESAVEFIDDDELVEITPKTIRIRKRYLLEHERKRASKD; from the coding sequence ATGTCTCGTAATTTAAGAAATATCGCAATTATTGCCCACGTTGACCATGGTAAAACAACTATGGTTGATAAACTTTTACATCAAGCAGGTACATTTACATCTCATCAGACAGTGTCTGAGCGTGTAATGGACAGTGGCGATATTGAAAAAGAACGTGGTATTACCATTTTGGCAAAAAACACTGCGCTGAATTACGAAGGTACGCATATTAACGTTGTGGACACTCCAGGCCATGCGGACTTCGGTGGTGAAGTTGAGCGTGTATTAGGTATGGTGGATGGCGTTGTTCTGTTAGTAGATGCTGTTGAAGGCCCGATGCCACAAACACGTTTTGTTACTAAAAAAGCGTTGGCGCTAGGTTTGAAACCAATCGTTGTTATTAATAAAGTAGATCGTCCAGGTGCACGTACTGACTGGGTAGTGAATCAAACATTTGATTTGTTTGCTAACTTGGGTGCAACAGATGAGCAGTTAGACTTCCCTGTAGTATATGCGTCAGCAATCAATGGCTATGCTATGTTGGATATGAATAAGCCTAGCGATAACATGCGTGCTTTGTTTGAAACGATTTTAAGTCATGTAGCGCCACCAGCTGGTGATAGCAATGCACCTTTACAGTTGCAAGTTTCAGCATTAGATTATTCAACTTACACTGGTCGTTTAGGTATTGGTCGCGTGACTAACGGTAAAATCAGACCTGGCCAAGCAGTGACTGTGATGAATGAAACTAAACAAATCGCTACGGGTAAAATCAACCAAGTGCTTGGTTTCCGTGGTTTGGAACGTGTGCCAGTTGAAGAAGCTGAAGCTGGCGACATTGTAATTATTTCTGGTTTAGATGATATTGGTATTGGTTTCACTATCTGTGATCGTGAAAACCCAATTGGTTTGCCTCATTTAGGTGTGGATGAGCCAACATTGACCATGGACTTTATGGTGAATACTTCACCATTAGCTGGTACTGAAGGTAAATTTGTGACTTCACGTCAAATTCGTGATCGTTTAACTAAAGAGCTTTTAGTTAACGTTGCTTTGCGTGTTGAAGACACTGAAGATGCTGACGTGTTCCGCGTTTCTGGTCGTGGTGAGTTGCACTTAACCATCCTGCTAGAAAATATGCGTCGCGAAGGTTTCGAGATGGCAGTAGGTAAACCAAAAGTTGTTTACCGTGAAATTAATGGCGAAAAATGTGAGCCATATGAAATTCTTACTGTGGACTTAGAAGATGAGCATCAAGGTGCTGCGATGGAGGAATTAGGCCGTCGTCGTGGTGAAATGCAAAATATGGAGTCTGACGGTAATGGTCGTACACGTTTGGAATATAGAATTCCAGCGCGTGGTTTGATTGGTTTCCAAGGTGAATTCTTAACGATGACCCGTGGTACTGGTTTGATGGGTCATGTGTTTGATGAATATGCTCCAGTTAAAGCTGATATGCCAGGCCGTCGTAATGGCGTGTTGATTTCAGCTGAAAATGGCGAGGCTGTGGCTTACGCGCTTTGGAAGTTGCAAGACCGCGGTAAAATGTTCTCAGTACCAGGTGACAAGTTGTATGAAGGTATGGTGATTGGTATTCACAGCCGTGATAACGATTTGATCGTGAACCCGATTAAAGGTAAGCAGCTGACTAACATTCGTTCATCAGGTACTGATGAGGCTGTACGTTTGATTACGCCAATTGCATTATCTTTAGAATCAGCAGTTGAGTTTATTGATGATGACGAGTTGGTGGAAATTACCCCTAAAACGATTCGTATCCGTAAACGTTACTTGCTTGAGCATGAGCGTAAACGTGCATCAAAAGACTAA
- a CDS encoding PepSY domain-containing protein gives MFRLSLGSTLVAAVFFANSAIAGHDTIKPKAYDSLGKCVKAALTKHEGTIVKTEFKSEKKVGVYEFDIETADGKAWDVECNAKTGKVTEVEEEVKADDARFKVLAKVSEADAKATALAAHPGTVVETEYELESDGKASYEFDILEADKEEIKVEVDATTGKIVEVSYEEYQIGKE, from the coding sequence ATGTTTCGTTTATCTTTAGGATCTACTTTAGTTGCAGCTGTATTTTTTGCAAACTCTGCTATCGCTGGCCATGACACTATCAAACCAAAAGCTTATGATAGTTTAGGAAAGTGCGTAAAAGCAGCATTAACTAAGCACGAAGGCACGATTGTAAAGACAGAGTTCAAGTCTGAGAAAAAAGTGGGTGTTTATGAGTTTGATATCGAAACTGCAGATGGTAAGGCATGGGATGTTGAGTGCAATGCTAAAACTGGTAAAGTAACAGAGGTTGAGGAAGAAGTTAAGGCTGATGATGCTAGATTCAAAGTGCTTGCTAAAGTAAGCGAGGCTGATGCTAAAGCAACAGCACTGGCTGCACATCCTGGCACTGTGGTAGAGACAGAGTATGAGCTTGAGTCAGACGGCAAAGCATCTTATGAGTTTGATATTTTAGAAGCTGATAAAGAAGAAATTAAAGTAGAAGTTGATGCGACTACTGGTAAGATTGTTGAAGTGAGCTACGAAGAATACCAAATCGGTAAAGAGTAA
- the motD gene encoding flagellar motor protein MotD, with the protein MSKLIRKRVEEDQDNHERWLVSYADFITLLFAFFVVMYSISSVEIGKYKQLTNSIGTAFSGNGSSGVNQTSTEKGLGARGVTETNTTSIIKPLPLSHLYTEKMRRERDSMAKTGAEVSNKLAPMIAEGKIQVIQTSRGIRIDIQDNLLFSAGSADLSMAANAIISEIVPLIKNNQRKIQVEGHTDNTPIHNTTFFSNWELSAVRASSVVRLLSTLGISEQRLSATGLGASQPISENETETGRAKNRRVSIIITYEVPTQEDTSNVIVPQASALAPKAQTVPKAPN; encoded by the coding sequence ATGTCGAAACTCATCCGTAAAAGAGTAGAAGAGGATCAAGATAACCATGAGCGATGGTTAGTCTCTTATGCTGACTTTATTACGCTTTTATTCGCATTTTTCGTCGTCATGTACTCTATTTCTTCCGTAGAAATAGGTAAATACAAACAACTCACTAACTCTATCGGCACGGCTTTTAGCGGTAATGGTAGCTCTGGTGTCAACCAAACAAGTACAGAAAAAGGCCTAGGCGCGCGAGGCGTCACGGAAACTAACACCACATCAATCATCAAACCACTTCCACTAAGCCATTTATATACAGAAAAAATGCGCAGAGAGCGTGATTCCATGGCCAAAACTGGGGCTGAGGTATCTAACAAACTGGCACCAATGATTGCAGAGGGTAAGATTCAAGTCATACAGACTAGCCGTGGTATCCGTATTGATATACAAGATAACTTGTTATTTAGTGCCGGTTCTGCTGATTTATCAATGGCGGCCAATGCAATCATTAGCGAAATTGTTCCGTTAATTAAAAATAATCAACGAAAAATACAGGTAGAAGGTCACACAGACAACACACCTATTCATAACACTACGTTCTTCTCTAACTGGGAACTTTCTGCAGTGCGCGCCAGCAGTGTTGTGAGACTGCTAAGCACTTTAGGTATCAGCGAACAGCGCTTAAGTGCAACTGGTCTAGGCGCATCACAACCGATTAGCGAAAACGAAACAGAAACAGGTCGTGCAAAAAACAGACGTGTATCTATCATCATTACCTATGAAGTACCTACGCAAGAGGACACCTCCAATGTGATTGTGCCTCAGGCATCTGCCCTAGCACCTAAAGCGCAAACAGTACCGAAAGCTCCCAATTAG
- a CDS encoding flagellar motor protein gives MDWGSIIGLILAVAGIILGQKLEGGNVGSLLQYAAFLIVMFGTFGAVLVQTPAKTFIQGLKMLKKVFKKPVDDKKELFKRILVWSNFARKEGIFMLEPFLKRETDPFIIKGMRLMIDGTPPEKIREICAIDIYFHEVQMRSAAKIWDAAGGYAPTVGILGAVLGLIHVMENLSDPSKLGSGIAVAFVATIYGVGFANLIFLPIANKLKTHIQAELKTREMLLNAWVSIANGDHPRIVEERLDSYLDKPH, from the coding sequence ATGGACTGGGGCAGCATAATCGGCCTAATCCTTGCTGTTGCAGGGATTATACTAGGGCAAAAACTTGAGGGCGGGAACGTTGGTTCGCTGTTGCAATATGCAGCTTTTCTTATCGTGATGTTCGGCACCTTTGGTGCGGTACTTGTACAAACACCAGCCAAAACCTTCATTCAAGGCTTAAAAATGCTAAAAAAAGTATTTAAAAAGCCAGTTGATGACAAGAAAGAGCTTTTCAAACGCATTTTGGTCTGGAGCAATTTTGCACGTAAAGAAGGTATTTTCATGCTGGAGCCTTTCTTAAAAAGGGAAACTGATCCCTTTATTATTAAAGGCATGCGCTTGATGATTGATGGTACTCCTCCAGAAAAAATTCGCGAGATATGTGCGATTGACATCTATTTCCATGAGGTTCAAATGCGTAGTGCTGCGAAAATTTGGGACGCAGCTGGCGGCTATGCGCCGACTGTGGGGATTTTGGGCGCGGTACTTGGCCTAATTCATGTGATGGAGAATTTATCCGACCCAAGCAAGCTAGGTAGCGGTATCGCTGTCGCATTTGTGGCCACTATTTATGGCGTTGGCTTTGCCAATTTGATATTTTTGCCTATTGCAAACAAGTTAAAAACACACATTCAAGCAGAATTAAAAACACGTGAAATGTTACTCAACGCATGGGTGTCTATTGCCAATGGCGATCACCCTAGAATTGTTGAGGAACGCTTAGACAGCTACCTAGACAAACCACACTAG
- a CDS encoding RNA polymerase sigma factor FliA yields MYTAHGKKDQKDVLLDQHAILVKKLAYQLKAKLPPSVELDDLIQAGMMGLLDAVNRYEDTHGAQFETYAAQRIRGAMLDELRSSDWLPRSIRKNMRDVEHAISQLEQQLGQPPTENDVAKKLNLSLAEYHEMLGDCSGHQLVYYEDFHEAESGEHFLDRFQSDHDSDPIKGLLIGDFRDALIAAIDSLPEREKILLGLYYEQELNLKEIGAVMSVSESRVCQLHSQAVARLRANLREKSWTGAA; encoded by the coding sequence ATGTACACAGCGCATGGGAAAAAAGATCAAAAAGACGTTTTGCTGGATCAGCATGCTATCTTAGTTAAAAAACTCGCTTATCAATTAAAAGCCAAGCTTCCACCTAGTGTAGAGCTTGATGATTTGATTCAAGCTGGCATGATGGGTCTGCTAGATGCGGTTAATCGTTATGAAGACACCCACGGCGCACAATTTGAAACATATGCCGCACAAAGAATCAGAGGCGCCATGCTGGATGAGCTACGCAGTTCAGATTGGTTGCCACGTAGCATCCGTAAAAACATGCGTGATGTTGAACATGCCATTAGCCAATTAGAACAGCAACTTGGCCAACCCCCTACTGAAAATGATGTTGCTAAAAAACTGAATTTATCTCTCGCTGAATACCACGAAATGCTTGGTGACTGTAGCGGACACCAACTGGTTTACTATGAAGACTTTCACGAAGCAGAGAGTGGAGAACATTTCTTAGATCGCTTTCAGTCTGACCACGACAGTGACCCCATTAAAGGCTTGCTCATCGGTGACTTCAGAGATGCACTGATTGCTGCGATAGATTCGCTACCTGAGCGAGAAAAAATCTTGCTGGGTTTATACTACGAACAAGAGTTAAACTTAAAAGAAATTGGTGCGGTAATGAGCGTTTCAGAATCCCGTGTATGTCAATTACATAGTCAGGCAGTTGCAAGGCTACGTGCTAACTTAAGAGAGAAGTCATGGACTGGGGCAGCATAA